The Metabacillus sediminilitoris genome window below encodes:
- a CDS encoding 2-hydroxymuconate tautomerase translates to MPYVTVKMLEGRTEEQKRALVEKVTAAVSETTGAPSEKIAVFIEEMSKNHYAVNGKRLSDQ, encoded by the coding sequence ATGCCATATGTAACAGTTAAAATGCTAGAGGGTCGAACAGAGGAGCAAAAAAGAGCATTAGTTGAAAAAGTAACTGCTGCTGTCTCTGAAACAACTGGTGCACCATCTGAAAAAATCGCTGTTTTCATTGAAGAAATGAGCAAAAATCACTATGCGGTTAATGGAAAGCGCTTAAGTGATCAATAA
- a CDS encoding YwgA family protein: MMKEHAKLMKVISSAGEIIGRKKLQKMIYIAKKVNLPFYEKYNFHFYGPYSEELTLRIEELCNLGFIHEVHEKKGGYFQYRYSLTDNGSEFLGHYDLDMPPLKDCILDLNEQSSRFLELVSTVLYFEGLAQEEVKEKVFTLKSKQRYTEEEVLEAYNYIEKIRGLVEEEPADQ; the protein is encoded by the coding sequence TTGATGAAAGAACATGCTAAGTTGATGAAGGTTATCTCATCAGCTGGTGAAATCATTGGTCGGAAAAAACTGCAAAAAATGATTTATATCGCAAAAAAGGTAAACCTGCCTTTTTATGAAAAATATAATTTTCACTTTTATGGACCGTATTCAGAGGAGCTGACACTCCGGATTGAAGAGCTTTGTAACTTAGGATTTATTCATGAAGTTCATGAGAAAAAAGGCGGTTATTTTCAATATCGTTATTCGTTAACAGATAATGGGAGCGAGTTTTTAGGGCATTATGATCTAGATATGCCTCCTCTTAAAGATTGTATCCTTGATTTAAATGAGCAGAGCTCAAGGTTTTTAGAACTTGTTTCAACTGTTTTATATTTTGAAGGGTTAGCGCAAGAAGAGGTAAAAGAAAAAGTATTTACATTAAAAAGTAAGCAGCGTTATACAGAAGAAGAAGTTTTAGAAGCGTATAACTATATCGAAAAAATTAGAGGATTAGTAGAAGAAGAGCCCGCCGATCAATAA
- a CDS encoding HD domain-containing protein: MENGKLSEEKVFKDPVHRYIHVRDKLIWDLIGTKEFQRLRRIRQLGTTYLTFHGAEHSRFNHSLGVYEIIRRIVDDVFKGRPEWNDDERLLCLCAALLHDLGHGPFSHSFEKVFHLDHEDFTQAIILGETEVHSVLKQVDNDFPKKVAEVIAKTYENKQVVSLISSQIDADRMDYLQRDAYYTGVSYGHFDMERILRVMRPREDQVVIKSSGMHAVEDYIMSRYQMYWQVYFHPVTRSAEVILTKILHRAKQLHKEFYSFKHNPIHFYSMFEDELTLEDYLKLDESVILYYFQAWEDEEDPILSDLCRRFMNRQLFKYVEFNPNEQMMTLMELTTLFKKAGIDPDYYLVVDSSSDLPYDFYRPGEEEERLPIHLLMSNGDLRELSRQSEIVDAISGKRRTDHKLYFPLDILQDFSTKRSAKKKILELLKISK, encoded by the coding sequence ATGGAAAATGGAAAATTGTCTGAGGAAAAGGTATTTAAAGATCCCGTTCATCGTTATATCCATGTACGAGATAAGCTTATTTGGGATCTGATTGGAACGAAGGAATTTCAACGATTAAGAAGAATTCGCCAATTAGGAACAACGTATTTAACGTTTCATGGTGCAGAGCATAGTCGCTTTAATCATTCTTTAGGTGTGTATGAAATTATTCGCCGTATTGTGGATGATGTCTTTAAAGGACGTCCAGAATGGAATGATGATGAGCGATTATTGTGTCTATGTGCAGCACTGTTGCATGATTTAGGCCATGGACCGTTTTCACATTCCTTTGAAAAAGTGTTCCATCTAGATCATGAAGATTTTACACAAGCGATTATTCTTGGCGAGACAGAAGTTCATTCGGTGTTAAAACAGGTCGACAACGATTTTCCGAAGAAGGTTGCCGAGGTTATTGCAAAAACATATGAAAATAAGCAGGTTGTTAGTTTAATTTCCAGCCAGATTGATGCAGATCGTATGGATTATTTGCAGCGCGATGCCTATTATACAGGTGTCAGCTATGGACATTTTGATATGGAACGGATTTTACGGGTGATGCGTCCCCGTGAAGATCAAGTTGTCATAAAAAGCAGCGGAATGCATGCGGTAGAGGATTATATTATGAGCCGCTATCAAATGTATTGGCAGGTATATTTTCACCCTGTGACACGAAGTGCGGAAGTTATTCTCACAAAAATCCTTCATCGGGCAAAACAACTGCATAAGGAATTTTACTCCTTTAAACATAATCCTATTCATTTTTATTCGATGTTTGAAGATGAACTGACATTAGAAGATTACTTGAAATTAGATGAATCGGTTATTTTGTATTATTTTCAAGCGTGGGAAGATGAGGAAGATCCGATCTTAAGTGATTTATGTAGAAGGTTTATGAATCGTCAACTGTTTAAATATGTTGAATTTAATCCTAATGAACAAATGATGACATTAATGGAACTGACAACATTATTTAAAAAAGCTGGTATTGATCCGGACTATTACTTAGTTGTCGATTCTTCTTCAGACCTGCCATACGACTTTTATCGACCAGGTGAAGAAGAAGAACGGCTTCCAATCCACTTACTTATGTCAAATGGTGATCTGCGTGAATTATCGAGACAATCAGAAATCGTTGACGCCATCTCTGGAAAAAGAAGGACAGATCATAAATTATATTTCCCGCTGGATATCCTGCAGGATTTCTCAACGAAACGATCAGCAAAAAAGAAAATACTTGAACTATTAAAGATTTCTAAATAG
- a CDS encoding RsfA family transcriptional regulator: MMKQRQDAWSEENDLLLAETVLRHVREGSTQLNAFEEVGDKLNRTSAACGFRWNAVVRHDYEKALQLAKKQRKQRMRALGKGQPVKKQLLYSPDVPTIDFDEQEELTMMSALESHMAEVMPADEDVTVSANLPKQAQEVSIVPAQGMTQAYGSPNRLTMEQVISFLHSYKSSNEHSEALMSENKRLKRENQELSKQNEELTKKVERLEQDTVTVQEDYETLMKIMNRARKLVLFDEEDRTSATTFKMDRNGNLEKMAE; encoded by the coding sequence ATGATGAAACAAAGACAAGATGCTTGGTCTGAAGAGAATGATTTATTACTAGCTGAAACGGTGTTAAGACATGTCCGTGAAGGCAGTACCCAATTAAACGCCTTTGAAGAAGTAGGAGATAAGCTGAATCGAACTTCTGCTGCATGTGGCTTTCGCTGGAATGCTGTTGTACGACATGACTATGAAAAAGCACTTCAGCTTGCTAAAAAACAGCGAAAACAAAGAATGCGTGCGTTAGGAAAAGGACAACCAGTTAAGAAACAGCTTTTATACTCTCCAGACGTACCTACTATTGATTTTGATGAGCAAGAAGAGCTTACGATGATGTCAGCTTTAGAGAGTCATATGGCTGAAGTGATGCCTGCTGATGAAGATGTTACCGTTTCTGCAAACTTACCAAAACAAGCACAAGAAGTAAGCATAGTTCCTGCACAAGGAATGACTCAAGCATATGGTTCACCTAATAGATTGACGATGGAGCAAGTTATTTCATTCTTGCATTCTTATAAATCATCTAACGAGCATTCAGAGGCGTTAATGAGTGAAAACAAACGGTTAAAACGTGAAAATCAAGAACTTTCTAAGCAAAATGAAGAATTAACGAAAAAGGTTGAGAGACTTGAACAAGATACCGTTACTGTTCAAGAAGACTATGAAACATTGATGAAAATTATGAATCGCGCAAGAAAGCTAGTCTTATTTGATGAGGAAGATCGCACTTCCGCGACTACCTTTAAAATGGATCGAAACGGAAACTTAGAAAAAATGGCTGAGTAA
- a CDS encoding EcsC family protein — protein METKEWLQTELHVIEKWEKDQKGLWFWEKLGRLPFKLLDKITPAFIQKKIGLLLDELGQFVQTGGQYLTQEKLILTKLRKHSQNEDLIISDVSSLPLTTMDAVGEELKSTRSKLATVQGATTGIGGIFTLAVDIPVILGLSLKTLQEIAITYGYDPKDREERIFIVKCLQFSSADIVGKQAILNELSTFYTRGQSTNQEMISQLQGWREVVFTYRDQFGWKKLLQMVPIAGMVFGAITNRSMIHDLAETGIMLYRKRRILDRLEMGERSN, from the coding sequence GTGGAAACGAAGGAATGGTTACAAACAGAATTACACGTTATTGAAAAATGGGAGAAGGATCAAAAGGGACTTTGGTTTTGGGAAAAACTTGGCCGCCTCCCTTTTAAGCTATTAGATAAGATAACTCCTGCTTTTATTCAAAAGAAAATTGGTTTATTACTAGATGAGCTTGGGCAATTTGTCCAAACAGGCGGACAATATTTAACACAAGAAAAATTGATTTTAACCAAACTCCGTAAGCATTCGCAAAATGAAGATTTGATCATTTCCGATGTCTCCTCACTTCCATTGACTACAATGGATGCCGTTGGTGAAGAGTTGAAATCGACACGAAGCAAGCTAGCAACTGTACAAGGAGCAACAACAGGGATCGGCGGAATTTTCACATTAGCGGTGGATATTCCAGTTATACTTGGCCTTTCATTAAAAACACTCCAGGAAATTGCCATCACTTATGGTTATGACCCAAAAGATCGCGAAGAGCGGATTTTCATCGTTAAATGTCTGCAATTTTCATCAGCTGATATTGTTGGGAAACAAGCCATTTTAAATGAATTATCGACATTTTATACAAGAGGTCAATCAACAAACCAAGAAATGATCTCCCAGTTGCAAGGATGGCGCGAGGTTGTCTTCACATACCGTGATCAATTTGGATGGAAAAAACTTCTTCAAATGGTCCCCATTGCAGGAATGGTGTTCGGAGCCATAACAAATCGCTCAATGATTCACGATTTAGCTGAAACAGGTATTATGCTTTACCGGAAAAGAAGAATACTAGATAGACTAGAAATGGGAGAGAGATCTAACTAA
- a CDS encoding lipoate--protein ligase family protein, translating to MDLLSSTTLITQPQWRVIDQSSLGPQFDAKHSFAIDDTLCASVGKQKSPATVRTWVHHNTIVLGIQDTKLPFLEEGVNFLKNLGYRVIVRNSGGLAVVLDKDVLNISLIFPDTEKGIDINRGYDAMLDLIRKMLKEHGGQIEAREIVGSYCPGSYDLSINGKKFAGISQRRLRGGIAVQIYLCVRGSGEERADLIRQFYDISLKNEQTKFIFPTIKPETMSSLSDLLHSDLSVETMMFELLTTLKENSQQLIPSSLTAEEQLLFQQNLVRMNDRNDKVFKQFRNE from the coding sequence ATGGACCTTTTATCATCAACCACATTAATCACTCAACCGCAATGGCGGGTCATTGATCAATCAAGTTTAGGACCTCAGTTTGATGCAAAGCATTCGTTTGCGATTGATGATACATTATGTGCCAGTGTAGGAAAGCAAAAATCACCAGCAACAGTAAGAACTTGGGTGCATCACAATACGATTGTACTAGGAATTCAAGATACAAAGCTGCCGTTTCTCGAAGAAGGAGTGAATTTCTTAAAGAATCTTGGCTATCGTGTGATTGTCAGAAACTCTGGAGGACTTGCAGTTGTTTTAGATAAGGATGTATTAAATATCTCGCTCATTTTCCCAGATACAGAAAAAGGCATTGATATCAATCGCGGCTATGATGCGATGCTAGATTTAATTAGGAAGATGCTGAAGGAACATGGCGGACAGATTGAAGCACGTGAAATCGTCGGATCCTATTGCCCAGGGAGTTATGATCTAAGTATCAATGGAAAGAAATTTGCCGGGATATCTCAACGTCGATTGCGCGGCGGGATTGCTGTACAAATCTATCTTTGTGTTAGAGGAAGCGGGGAAGAGCGGGCAGATTTGATCCGTCAATTTTATGACATCTCATTAAAAAATGAACAAACGAAATTTATCTTTCCAACGATAAAACCGGAAACAATGTCATCATTAAGTGATTTGCTGCATAGTGACCTTTCAGTTGAAACGATGATGTTTGAGCTATTAACGACGTTGAAGGAGAATAGCCAGCAATTAATTCCTTCTTCCTTAACAGCAGAGGAACAGCTTCTTTTTCAGCAAAACTTAGTTAGAATGAACGATCGAAACGATAAAGTGTTCAAGCAGTTTCGTAATGAATGA
- a CDS encoding copper homeostasis protein CutC, with protein sequence MSKIEVIVLNEEDAKMAEAYGADRLELVSAISEGGLTPSYGTIKRVTNSVNIPVMVMIRPHSFSFVYRKEEWKVIREDIKVARELGAAGIVFGALTEEKSVDFELLSMVVEEASGLSVTFHRAIDETNPLKHYHELCRSPYSIDRVLTSGGKPTVIEGVDILHQLVQESIGTEKPGILPGSGLTINNIEMVHQRLQAEEYHFGSGLRKERDFRNAIDGEVLQKVKTIVSKR encoded by the coding sequence ATGAGTAAGATCGAAGTAATTGTTTTAAATGAGGAAGATGCTAAAATGGCTGAAGCGTACGGAGCTGACCGCCTTGAATTGGTTTCTGCCATAAGTGAAGGGGGATTGACCCCGAGTTATGGAACGATTAAGAGAGTTACCAATAGTGTCAATATACCAGTAATGGTGATGATTCGCCCTCATAGCTTTTCCTTCGTCTATCGGAAGGAAGAATGGAAAGTGATAAGGGAGGATATCAAGGTTGCTAGAGAACTGGGTGCAGCAGGGATCGTATTCGGGGCATTAACAGAAGAAAAATCAGTGGATTTCGAACTTCTATCAATGGTAGTAGAAGAGGCAAGTGGCCTATCTGTTACCTTTCATCGTGCCATTGATGAAACGAATCCATTAAAACACTATCATGAACTTTGCAGGTCTCCATATTCAATTGATAGAGTGTTAACCTCTGGCGGCAAACCAACCGTCATTGAGGGAGTAGACATCTTACATCAATTGGTTCAGGAATCGATTGGTACTGAAAAGCCTGGCATTCTTCCTGGTTCAGGCCTTACAATAAACAATATTGAAATGGTTCATCAGAGGCTGCAAGCTGAAGAATATCACTTTGGCTCAGGACTCCGAAAAGAAAGAGATTTTCGGAATGCAATTGATGGGGAAGTTCTTCAAAAGGTCAAAACAATTGTGAGCAAAAGGTAA
- the pta gene encoding phosphate acetyltransferase — MSDLFSALKEKVSGQQIKIVFPEGLDERILTAVSRLASEGVLQPILIGNEQEVTNKAKGLDLSLDGVEIYDPHNYPQMDELVASFVERRKGKATEEDARKILLDENYFGTMLVHLEKAQGLVSGAAHSTADTVRPALQIIKTKEGIKKTSGVFIMVRDDEKYVFADCAINIAPDSQDLAEIAIASAKTADMFDIEPRVAMLSFSTKGSAKSPETEKVSEAVKIAKELAPDLVLDGEFQFDAAFVPSVAEKKAPDSVIKGNANVFVFPSLEAGNIGYKIAQRLGNFEAVGPILQGLNKPVNDLSRGCNAEDVYKLALITAAQV, encoded by the coding sequence GTGTCAGATTTATTTTCGGCATTAAAGGAAAAAGTGAGCGGACAACAGATTAAAATTGTTTTCCCGGAAGGATTAGATGAACGTATTTTAACAGCTGTTAGCCGACTGGCTAGTGAAGGGGTTCTTCAACCAATTTTGATCGGTAACGAACAAGAAGTAACAAATAAGGCTAAGGGTTTAGATCTAAGCTTAGATGGAGTAGAAATTTACGATCCTCATAACTATCCGCAAATGGACGAGCTTGTTGCTTCATTTGTTGAAAGACGTAAAGGAAAAGCAACAGAAGAGGATGCACGTAAAATTCTTTTAGATGAAAACTATTTTGGAACTATGCTAGTTCATCTTGAAAAAGCACAAGGTCTTGTAAGTGGTGCGGCACATTCTACTGCTGATACTGTACGCCCTGCTTTACAAATTATTAAAACAAAAGAAGGCATTAAAAAGACTTCTGGTGTGTTTATCATGGTTCGCGACGATGAGAAATATGTGTTCGCAGATTGTGCCATTAATATTGCTCCAGACAGCCAGGATCTTGCTGAAATCGCGATCGCTAGTGCAAAAACGGCAGACATGTTTGATATCGAGCCGCGCGTTGCGATGCTAAGCTTTTCAACAAAGGGTTCTGCAAAATCTCCTGAAACAGAAAAAGTTTCAGAAGCAGTTAAAATTGCAAAAGAACTTGCTCCAGACCTAGTATTAGATGGTGAATTCCAATTTGACGCGGCGTTTGTTCCTTCAGTTGCTGAAAAGAAAGCTCCAGACTCAGTAATAAAAGGAAATGCAAATGTATTCGTATTCCCGAGCCTTGAAGCAGGAAACATTGGCTATAAAATCGCCCAACGCTTAGGTAATTTTGAAGCAGTAGGTCCAATCCTTCAAGGATTAAATAAACCAGTTAATGACTTATCACGTGGTTGTAATGCAGAAGACGTATATAAGTTAGCATTAATTACAGCTGCACAAGTATAA
- the hemQ gene encoding hydrogen peroxide-dependent heme synthase — protein MSEAAQTLDGWYCLHDFRSIDWSAWKLLTSDERQAAIHEFLGLLEKWNVTENEEQGSHALYSIVGQKADFMMMILRPTMEELNEIELEFNKTKLAEFTIPTYSYVSVVELSNYLAGESNEDPYQNPHVRSRLYPKLPQAKYSCFYPMDKRRQGNDNWYSLSMEERRNLMKSHGLIGRSYAGKVKQIITGSVGFDDYEWGVTLFSDDVLQFKKLVYEMRFDEVSARYGEFGSFFVGNLLSASKLHSFLYVN, from the coding sequence ATGAGTGAAGCAGCACAAACACTAGATGGTTGGTATTGCTTGCATGATTTCCGCTCAATTGATTGGTCAGCATGGAAGCTATTAACAAGTGATGAGCGCCAAGCAGCGATCCATGAGTTTTTAGGTTTACTTGAAAAGTGGAATGTGACAGAGAATGAAGAGCAAGGCAGCCATGCCCTTTATTCCATCGTTGGTCAAAAAGCAGATTTTATGATGATGATCTTACGTCCAACAATGGAGGAACTTAATGAAATTGAGCTTGAGTTCAATAAAACGAAGCTAGCTGAATTTACAATTCCTACTTATTCTTATGTTTCTGTTGTTGAGCTTAGCAATTATTTGGCTGGTGAAAGCAATGAAGATCCATATCAAAACCCGCATGTTCGCTCTAGATTATATCCAAAGCTGCCACAAGCAAAGTATTCTTGCTTCTATCCTATGGATAAACGCCGTCAAGGCAATGATAACTGGTACTCACTATCAATGGAAGAGCGCCGTAACTTAATGAAGAGTCACGGTTTAATCGGTCGTTCATATGCAGGCAAAGTGAAACAAATTATTACTGGCTCTGTCGGCTTTGATGATTATGAGTGGGGTGTAACGCTTTTCTCTGATGATGTCCTTCAATTCAAAAAGCTTGTTTATGAAATGCGCTTTGATGAAGTAAGTGCACGCTACGGAGAATTCGGTTCATTCTTTGTCGGAAACCTTTTAAGCGCTTCAAAACTTCACTCTTTCCTTTATGTGAACTAA
- a CDS encoding GNAT family N-acetyltransferase, translated as MLNLTFEEITEELLSIAQKIVNSNIEYNLLENGREIRSLEELKDEFLNPLTRSVFIKRDETYIGVMDYLDENPNDHYPWLGLLMIDLEVQGRGYAKQAYQQYEKEMINLGKTAVRLGVLKGNKKAKQFWESIGFVFYETKPYKEDRQVDCYEKELKK; from the coding sequence ATGCTAAATCTTACATTCGAAGAAATAACAGAAGAGCTGCTAAGCATCGCGCAAAAGATTGTAAATTCAAACATTGAGTATAATCTGTTAGAAAACGGCCGAGAAATTCGATCATTAGAGGAACTGAAGGATGAATTTCTAAATCCGCTGACAAGAAGCGTATTCATAAAACGAGATGAAACGTACATTGGTGTCATGGATTACTTGGACGAAAATCCAAATGATCACTATCCATGGTTAGGCCTGTTAATGATTGACCTTGAAGTTCAAGGAAGGGGTTATGCAAAACAAGCCTATCAACAATATGAAAAGGAAATGATCAATTTAGGAAAAACGGCGGTGCGCCTTGGGGTTTTAAAAGGAAATAAGAAAGCAAAACAATTTTGGGAATCAATTGGCTTTGTCTTTTATGAAACAAAGCCATATAAAGAAGATAGACAAGTAGATTGTTATGAAAAAGAGCTGAAAAAATAG
- the gerQ gene encoding spore coat protein GerQ yields MANNKKVQSQPYGADMQGMQGMPGMQGLPGMQGMPGMQGMPSFQGVQGAQQFPMQPGAGYPTYPGQYAPTYLPGTQPTGQPPGTAQNGMLPLEESYIENILRLNRGKTATVYLTFEGNREWNAKVIKGVIEAAGRDHLILSDPQTGMRYLLLMVYLDYVTFDEEINYFPQNTLAVYPPR; encoded by the coding sequence ATGGCAAACAACAAAAAAGTGCAATCTCAACCTTACGGCGCTGACATGCAAGGGATGCAAGGAATGCCTGGTATGCAGGGACTTCCTGGTATGCAAGGGATGCCTGGCATGCAGGGGATGCCAAGTTTTCAAGGTGTACAAGGTGCTCAACAATTTCCAATGCAGCCAGGAGCAGGATATCCTACATATCCAGGACAATATGCTCCAACCTACCTTCCAGGTACTCAACCTACTGGACAGCCTCCAGGTACAGCACAAAATGGCATGTTGCCTTTAGAAGAATCTTATATCGAAAATATTCTACGTTTAAATCGCGGCAAAACCGCAACCGTTTATTTGACGTTTGAAGGCAATCGCGAGTGGAATGCAAAGGTGATTAAAGGTGTGATAGAGGCAGCTGGACGTGATCACCTTATTTTAAGTGATCCGCAAACAGGCATGCGCTACTTATTATTAATGGTTTATTTAGATTATGTAACATTTGATGAAGAGATTAACTATTTCCCGCAAAATACACTAGCTGTCTATCCGCCGAGATAA
- a CDS encoding DUF423 domain-containing protein, protein MKLFLILGAINAFLAVALGAFGAHGLEGKIPEKYIKTWQTGVTYQMFHAGGLFIVAFLADKLANVGLLTTAGWLFLAGIILFSGSLYVLSVTQISILGAITPLGGLAFLGGWLLLGYVAIRYL, encoded by the coding sequence ATGAAGCTTTTTCTTATTTTAGGTGCAATAAATGCCTTTTTAGCGGTTGCATTAGGGGCGTTTGGTGCACATGGATTAGAAGGGAAGATTCCTGAAAAATACATAAAAACGTGGCAAACAGGTGTAACCTATCAAATGTTCCATGCAGGTGGTTTATTTATCGTAGCTTTTTTAGCAGATAAATTGGCGAATGTTGGATTATTAACAACAGCTGGATGGTTATTTTTAGCGGGAATTATCTTATTTTCAGGTAGTTTATACGTATTGAGTGTGACACAAATCAGTATACTAGGGGCGATTACTCCGCTAGGAGGCCTCGCATTTTTGGGCGGCTGGCTGCTTCTAGGCTATGTAGCAATACGTTATTTATAA
- a CDS encoding YwdI family protein — translation MNIHVSKLLQKMEEELLKAKHSQSDKELREKLVVIQSLCEVILDEKSSSLQIPSSPANEMNQTELRKMMGNLSIKKQPSISSSPYKEEDANGDSLFDF, via the coding sequence ATGAATATACATGTATCAAAGCTCCTTCAAAAAATGGAGGAGGAATTACTCAAAGCAAAACATAGTCAATCAGATAAAGAACTAAGAGAAAAACTTGTTGTGATTCAGTCATTATGTGAAGTCATTTTAGATGAAAAGTCAAGCTCGTTGCAGATTCCTTCATCTCCTGCAAATGAAATGAATCAAACGGAACTTCGAAAAATGATGGGGAATCTTTCAATCAAGAAACAACCATCCATTTCATCTAGTCCTTATAAGGAAGAAGATGCAAATGGTGATTCGCTTTTTGATTTTTAA
- a CDS encoding uracil-DNA glycosylase produces the protein MQEFIKNEWSTLLNGQFEKPYFKQLIEFINDEYNEGIIFPKREHIFEALNKTSYQSVKAVILGQDPYHGDGQAQGLSFSVQPHMKLPPSLRNIFIELKEDLGCDTPQHGSLLKWADEGVLLLNTVLTVKKGMANSHKGKGWEHFTDEIITLLNKRDKPIVFILWGKHAGEKKSFITSPQHLIIESSHPSPFSARKGFFGSKPFSKTNDFLKQHHMEEINWCLDEFPFHEKELN, from the coding sequence ATGCAGGAATTCATTAAAAATGAGTGGTCAACATTATTAAATGGCCAATTTGAAAAGCCATATTTTAAACAGCTTATAGAATTTATAAACGATGAATATAACGAAGGCATCATCTTTCCTAAAAGAGAGCATATTTTTGAAGCACTGAACAAAACATCCTATCAATCTGTTAAAGCAGTTATTTTAGGTCAAGATCCATATCACGGTGACGGCCAAGCACAAGGATTAAGCTTTTCCGTTCAGCCGCATATGAAGCTTCCGCCTTCGCTACGAAATATTTTTATCGAGCTAAAAGAAGATCTGGGCTGTGACACACCGCAACATGGCTCGTTATTGAAATGGGCTGATGAAGGCGTATTATTATTAAATACAGTACTGACAGTAAAAAAAGGGATGGCTAATTCTCATAAAGGTAAAGGCTGGGAACACTTTACAGATGAAATCATTACATTGTTAAATAAACGTGACAAACCAATTGTGTTTATTTTATGGGGGAAACATGCAGGTGAGAAGAAGTCTTTCATCACATCTCCACAGCATCTAATCATCGAATCATCACATCCGAGTCCATTCTCAGCTAGAAAGGGTTTTTTCGGAAGCAAGCCATTTTCTAAAACAAATGATTTTTTAAAGCAACATCATATGGAGGAAATTAATTGGTGCTTAGATGAGTTTCCGTTTCATGAAAAGGAGTTAAACTAG
- a CDS encoding general stress protein, giving the protein MKTFVVENGVQATETIRNLEAQGLSKDDIYLFAHDTARSKHLTENTDTSNVGMKEEGLFDKMANVFRSRGDELRSKMTSLGVTQPEAEKLEEELDKGKVVIFAH; this is encoded by the coding sequence ATGAAAACTTTTGTTGTAGAAAATGGTGTACAAGCTACAGAAACAATTAGAAATCTTGAAGCACAAGGACTTAGCAAAGATGATATTTATCTTTTTGCACATGATACGGCTCGCTCAAAGCATTTAACAGAAAATACCGATACAAGCAATGTGGGCATGAAAGAAGAAGGTCTCTTCGATAAGATGGCGAACGTTTTCCGTTCTCGCGGTGATGAGCTTCGCTCGAAAATGACTTCATTAGGGGTTACCCAACCTGAAGCTGAGAAACTTGAAGAAGAATTAGATAAGGGAAAAGTTGTTATTTTCGCCCATTAA
- a CDS encoding HPP family protein: protein MKSEKLRRAEINPLYLGMTAYIKKMKGETTFKSNLNYVDLMVSAIGCLLAMSLISVIAVSLGYPMALGPIGASCLLIFGAHNGPFSQPRHIIGGHFIATFASLAIWDVFGKNFLTIGITLAVVIILMMVTGTIHPPAAASAIVAMNTGAGWGFILCMFICSLSLIVISLFYNNLFQSRQYPKFWL, encoded by the coding sequence ATGAAAAGTGAAAAATTAAGGAGAGCTGAGATTAATCCATTATATCTTGGTATGACTGCATATATAAAAAAAATGAAGGGTGAAACGACATTTAAATCCAACTTAAACTATGTGGATTTGATGGTTTCAGCCATAGGCTGTCTATTGGCGATGAGTTTGATTAGTGTAATTGCCGTTTCTCTAGGGTATCCAATGGCACTTGGACCAATTGGTGCAAGTTGTCTATTAATCTTTGGAGCTCATAATGGCCCTTTTTCTCAACCTCGTCATATCATTGGCGGTCATTTCATTGCGACCTTTGCGTCACTCGCAATTTGGGATGTATTCGGAAAGAATTTTTTGACTATTGGGATAACTTTAGCGGTTGTTATTATTTTAATGATGGTTACAGGCACCATTCATCCTCCTGCTGCAGCTAGTGCCATTGTAGCGATGAATACAGGAGCTGGGTGGGGGTTTATCCTTTGTATGTTCATTTGCAGCCTTAGTTTAATTGTCATTTCATTGTTTTATAACAATTTGTTTCAATCAAGACAATATCCTAAATTTTGGTTATAA